One window from the genome of Perca flavescens isolate YP-PL-M2 chromosome 17, PFLA_1.0, whole genome shotgun sequence encodes:
- the LOC114572457 gene encoding isoaspartyl peptidase/L-asparaginase isoform X4 — MGVLNHALNQCFETSALRDLEKSFGTSVSLQPSLTEQNVIELKLIFVTSLYLLLVRRLVIDMLPVVVVHGGASDIPKGRTGKSVSGVRSAARAGYTILQGGGSSMDAVVEAVTQLENNPFFSAGCGSVLNIKGEVEMDAIVMDGKTLGSGAVSAVRNITNPIQLARLVMDKTSHTLLTAEGANQFARSIGVPEVPPESLITEYSRMCWEKDLAANPAECQMWKMGTVGAVAVDNEGNVACATSTGGVLNKMEGRVGDTPCIGCGGYADNQVGAVSATGHGEANMRVTLARLVLFHMEQAYSPKGINI, encoded by the exons atgggtgttttgaatcacgctttGAATCAGTGTTTCGAAACATCTGCGCTTCGGGATCTCGAAAAAAGCTTCGGAACGTCAGTTTCACTTCAGCCATCCCTAACAGAACAGAACGTGATTGAGTTGAAGTTGATTTTTGTTACATCCTTATATTTACTGCTTGTACGCCGTCTG GTGATTGACATGCTTCCAGTAGTGGTGGTCCATGGAGGGGCGAGTGATATCCCAAAGGGGCGGACAGGAAAGTCTGTTTCAGGGGTGCGCTCAGCAGCCCGAGCAGGGTACACCATCCTCCAGGGAGGGGGCAGCAGCATGGATGCTGTGGTAGAGGCTGTGACCCAGCTGGAGAATAACCCTTTCTTCAGTGCAG GGTGTGGGTCTGTGCTGAACATTAAAGGAGAGGTGGAGATGGATGCCATTGTGATGGATGGGAAAACACTGGGTAGTGGTGCCGTGTCTGCTGTACGCAACATAACCAACCCTATCCAGCTAGCAAGACTGGTTATGGACAAG ACGAGTCATACCCTTCTCACAGCAGAGGGGGCCAATCAGTTCGCCCGGTCCATAGGGGTCCCTGAGGTACCTCCAGAGTCCCTCATCACTGAGTACTCCCGAATGTGCTGGGAAAAGGACCTTGCTGCCAACCCTGCGGAGTGCCAAAT GTGGAAGATGGGCACAGTTGGAGCAGTGGCAGTTGATAATGAGGGCAACGTAGCCTGTGCGACCTCCACTGGTGGGGTCCTGAACAAGATGGAGGGACGGGTTGGCGACACACCCTGCATAG GGTGTGGAGGTTATGCTGACAACCAGGTGGGAGCAGTGTCCGCTACAGGCCACGGAGAAGCTAACATGAGGGTTACTCTAGCCAGACTCGTCCTGTTCCACATGGagcaag CTTACTCACCCAAGGGGATCAACATCTAG
- the LOC114572457 gene encoding isoaspartyl peptidase/L-asparaginase isoform X2 translates to MGVLNHALNQCFETSALRDLEKSFGTSVSLQPSLTEQNVIELKLIFVTSLYLLLVRRLVIDMLPVVVVHGGASDIPKGRTGKSVSGVRSAARAGYTILQGGGSSMDAVVEAVTQLENNPFFSAGCGSVLNIKGEVEMDAIVMDGKTLGSGAVSAVRNITNPIQLARLVMDKTSHTLLTAEGANQFARSIGVPEVPPESLITEYSRMCWEKDLAANPAECQMWKMGTVGAVAVDNEGNVACATSTGGVLNKMEGRVGDTPCIGCGGYADNQVGAVSATGHGEANMRVTLARLVLFHMEQGQKVTSSFQHLEL, encoded by the exons atgggtgttttgaatcacgctttGAATCAGTGTTTCGAAACATCTGCGCTTCGGGATCTCGAAAAAAGCTTCGGAACGTCAGTTTCACTTCAGCCATCCCTAACAGAACAGAACGTGATTGAGTTGAAGTTGATTTTTGTTACATCCTTATATTTACTGCTTGTACGCCGTCTG GTGATTGACATGCTTCCAGTAGTGGTGGTCCATGGAGGGGCGAGTGATATCCCAAAGGGGCGGACAGGAAAGTCTGTTTCAGGGGTGCGCTCAGCAGCCCGAGCAGGGTACACCATCCTCCAGGGAGGGGGCAGCAGCATGGATGCTGTGGTAGAGGCTGTGACCCAGCTGGAGAATAACCCTTTCTTCAGTGCAG GGTGTGGGTCTGTGCTGAACATTAAAGGAGAGGTGGAGATGGATGCCATTGTGATGGATGGGAAAACACTGGGTAGTGGTGCCGTGTCTGCTGTACGCAACATAACCAACCCTATCCAGCTAGCAAGACTGGTTATGGACAAG ACGAGTCATACCCTTCTCACAGCAGAGGGGGCCAATCAGTTCGCCCGGTCCATAGGGGTCCCTGAGGTACCTCCAGAGTCCCTCATCACTGAGTACTCCCGAATGTGCTGGGAAAAGGACCTTGCTGCCAACCCTGCGGAGTGCCAAAT GTGGAAGATGGGCACAGTTGGAGCAGTGGCAGTTGATAATGAGGGCAACGTAGCCTGTGCGACCTCCACTGGTGGGGTCCTGAACAAGATGGAGGGACGGGTTGGCGACACACCCTGCATAG GGTGTGGAGGTTATGCTGACAACCAGGTGGGAGCAGTGTCCGCTACAGGCCACGGAGAAGCTAACATGAGGGTTACTCTAGCCAGACTCGTCCTGTTCCACATGGagcaag GGCAGAAAGTGACAAGCTCCTTCCAACACTtggagctctga
- the LOC114572457 gene encoding isoaspartyl peptidase/L-asparaginase isoform X5 gives MGVLNHALNQCFETSALRDLEKSFGTSVSLQPSLTEQNVIELKLIFVTSLYLLLVRRLVIDMLPVVVVHGGASDIPKGRTGKSVSGVRSAARAGYTILQGGGSSMDAVVEAVTQLENNPFFSAGCGSVLNIKGEVEMDAIVMDGKTLGSGAVSAVRNITNPIQLARLVMDKTSHTLLTAEGANQFARSIGVPEVPPESLITEYSRMCWEKDLAANPAECQMWKMGTVGAVAVDNEGNVACATSTGGVLNKMEGRVGDTPCIGFTGCLEHTGVLSQMIHEARSKKSNLTVWLDMVIAYGSIPH, from the exons atgggtgttttgaatcacgctttGAATCAGTGTTTCGAAACATCTGCGCTTCGGGATCTCGAAAAAAGCTTCGGAACGTCAGTTTCACTTCAGCCATCCCTAACAGAACAGAACGTGATTGAGTTGAAGTTGATTTTTGTTACATCCTTATATTTACTGCTTGTACGCCGTCTG GTGATTGACATGCTTCCAGTAGTGGTGGTCCATGGAGGGGCGAGTGATATCCCAAAGGGGCGGACAGGAAAGTCTGTTTCAGGGGTGCGCTCAGCAGCCCGAGCAGGGTACACCATCCTCCAGGGAGGGGGCAGCAGCATGGATGCTGTGGTAGAGGCTGTGACCCAGCTGGAGAATAACCCTTTCTTCAGTGCAG GGTGTGGGTCTGTGCTGAACATTAAAGGAGAGGTGGAGATGGATGCCATTGTGATGGATGGGAAAACACTGGGTAGTGGTGCCGTGTCTGCTGTACGCAACATAACCAACCCTATCCAGCTAGCAAGACTGGTTATGGACAAG ACGAGTCATACCCTTCTCACAGCAGAGGGGGCCAATCAGTTCGCCCGGTCCATAGGGGTCCCTGAGGTACCTCCAGAGTCCCTCATCACTGAGTACTCCCGAATGTGCTGGGAAAAGGACCTTGCTGCCAACCCTGCGGAGTGCCAAAT GTGGAAGATGGGCACAGTTGGAGCAGTGGCAGTTGATAATGAGGGCAACGTAGCCTGTGCGACCTCCACTGGTGGGGTCCTGAACAAGATGGAGGGACGGGTTGGCGACACACCCTGCATAG GTTTCACAGGATGCCTGGAACATACAGGAGTCCTAAGCCAGATGATACATGAAGCCAGGTCAAAGAAGAGCAACCTGACAGTCTGGCTGGACATGGTCATTGCCTATGGATCCATCCCCCATTAA